One segment of Leptospiraceae bacterium DNA contains the following:
- a CDS encoding zinc ribbon domain-containing protein, protein MDILLILYSILLAGILATPFLYIRFNEKIFSTRESELQSTLDSERKMLLENLKDLKIEMDTGKIQVSEFSELSQDIISSLKDLDTKIQSVQAATPTSPVSFGTCSKCSFNTPIVGAKFCAMCGSSLN, encoded by the coding sequence ATGGACATTTTACTCATTCTTTATTCAATTCTACTTGCGGGAATCCTAGCAACTCCCTTTTTATACATTCGCTTTAACGAAAAAATTTTTTCCACCCGCGAATCCGAGTTACAATCCACTCTCGACTCCGAACGTAAAATGCTTTTAGAAAATCTCAAAGACTTAAAGATCGAAATGGACACTGGAAAAATCCAAGTATCCGAGTTTTCTGAATTGTCGCAAGATATTATATCTAGTCTCAAAGACTTGGACACCAAAATTCAATCAGTCCAAGCGGCTACTCCCACTTCACCGGTATCTTTCGGAACGTGTAGTAAATGTAGTTTTAATACTCCAATTGTCGGTGCAAAGTTTTGTGCTATGTGTGGTAGTTCTTTAAATTAA
- a CDS encoding iron-containing alcohol dehydrogenase, with product MRIESIQNENQSQKIVSGSNCLCYLAEEINKSYPLFQTNILIITSKSQQPIVDNLIKHQFEIYQCGLQILVSEGEPSCVELDRFRDSILKIPKLVIGIGGGSVIDYAKAIAGLVLHKEPSNQFLEGVGTIKYRGPSLPVVAIPTTAGTGSECTINTVLTFTDSKNITWKKSIRHLSLLPKIVFLDPNLTIELPINKTLYSALDAFSQSMEAYLSKESNPITDNLALESLKQILIHLPIVIKNPYDINSRLNLLSASSKSGIALTSAGLGVVHGLAGVLGAVTSLPHGHICAALLYPTFELYGEECNAEEISILNKKLKVLLPENTNEDQNTAYKSFHKYLGDWLKSLIPIPPLSHPNSEFIILKVLDQFSIRNHPTPFSKHLAKISLMKAFGYKF from the coding sequence ATGAGAATTGAATCCATTCAAAATGAGAACCAATCACAAAAAATCGTTAGCGGGTCAAATTGTTTATGCTATCTTGCCGAAGAAATTAATAAATCCTACCCTTTATTTCAAACTAACATTTTGATCATCACTTCCAAAAGCCAACAGCCTATTGTAGATAATTTAATTAAACACCAGTTTGAAATCTATCAATGCGGATTACAAATATTAGTTTCAGAAGGGGAACCATCCTGTGTTGAACTCGATCGGTTTAGAGACTCAATATTAAAGATTCCAAAACTAGTAATCGGCATTGGGGGAGGAAGCGTAATCGATTATGCTAAGGCTATCGCGGGTCTTGTTTTACATAAGGAACCATCCAATCAATTTTTAGAAGGAGTGGGTACGATTAAATACAGAGGTCCATCATTACCTGTAGTTGCAATTCCTACAACAGCTGGAACTGGAAGTGAATGTACAATAAATACAGTTTTAACTTTTACTGATAGTAAAAATATTACTTGGAAAAAATCCATCCGACATTTATCTTTACTTCCTAAAATCGTCTTCTTAGATCCTAACTTAACAATCGAATTACCAATCAATAAAACTCTTTACTCTGCTCTCGATGCATTTAGCCAAAGTATGGAAGCCTATCTCTCAAAGGAATCTAATCCTATAACAGATAATTTGGCATTAGAAAGTTTGAAACAAATTCTCATTCATCTCCCGATTGTAATTAAAAATCCGTATGACATCAATAGCAGATTAAACTTATTATCCGCTAGTTCAAAATCCGGAATTGCACTTACTTCGGCAGGACTTGGAGTTGTTCACGGACTTGCAGGAGTTTTGGGTGCAGTCACTTCGCTACCTCATGGTCATATTTGCGCTGCTTTGTTGTATCCCACGTTCGAATTATATGGAGAAGAGTGTAATGCAGAAGAAATTTCTATTTTAAATAAAAAACTAAAAGTATTACTTCCAGAGAATACAAACGAAGATCAAAATACTGCCTATAAATCCTTCCACAAATATTTAGGGGATTGGTTAAAAAGTTTAATTCCGATCCCGCCTCTCTCCCATCCAAACTCTGAATTCATTATTTTAAAAGTATTAGACCAGTTTTCCATCCGAAATCATCCGACTCCGTTTTCTAAACATTTAGCAAAAATCTCTTTAATGAAGGCATTTGGATATAAATTCTAA
- a CDS encoding RNA-binding protein yields MNIYVGNLTYEATENDVRQLFETFGEVTSVKIITDKYTGQSRGIGFIEMTNKKEALAAISDLNDKELKGRALKVNEAQPKKTYDDNGGGGNRGGGYGGGGGGGRDRDRGRRNY; encoded by the coding sequence ATGAATATTTACGTAGGCAACCTAACATACGAAGCAACTGAAAACGATGTAAGACAACTTTTTGAAACTTTTGGCGAAGTTACATCTGTAAAAATTATTACAGACAAATACACTGGCCAATCTCGTGGAATTGGATTTATCGAAATGACTAACAAAAAAGAAGCTCTTGCTGCTATTAGTGATTTAAATGACAAAGAACTAAAAGGCCGTGCTTTAAAAGTTAACGAAGCTCAACCTAAAAAAACATACGATGATAACGGCGGCGGTGGAAATCGCGGCGGTGGATACGGTGGCGGCGGTGGTGGTGGAAGAGACCGTGATCGTGGTCGTAGAAACTACTAA
- a CDS encoding DUF445 family protein codes for MDVAKLDLWFRRGISIITLLFGSIQLYLTEKNIWIDAGFIICMAGIVGYYTNYLAIKMLFQPKQGRVLGWEGLVPKNKANIAQSLGKSIQTNLLAPEILLEYVYERKLIETGTHKLGEWLDELLKDSEVRSKVTTKIISVLQEKGPELLSQIFNFTEDTLKDLAKNPDEIKKLWEQIRKRINEYIQSRDNREYLVNLIKRIVLEELPRLSIILNNAIDEYLKNKDTIGNIGFGFKKILSFDSGALQDLLQKFIEDEETKDQFMGVMDQLVIDLQKKLESPETQDFILSKVKGWADMSGEYSRQTFLPAAIERLKKFLDDSKNWDKVGNYSFRILDYAKDKMIEFMKSSEGSEYLKTNIAKIIHQINVTNLVQEQVMKLDTDELEKMILDNTGGNLVMIQFLGGVLGLIAGFIQVHIYFAVPVTGLIVVTWISYARNQKKYGIT; via the coding sequence ATGGATGTAGCAAAACTTGATTTGTGGTTTCGTCGAGGTATTAGTATTATAACACTATTATTTGGTAGCATACAACTTTACTTAACCGAAAAAAATATTTGGATAGATGCGGGATTTATCATTTGTATGGCGGGTATCGTTGGATATTATACAAACTATCTAGCTATCAAAATGTTATTTCAACCAAAACAAGGAAGAGTTCTAGGCTGGGAAGGACTTGTCCCTAAAAATAAAGCAAATATCGCACAAAGCCTCGGAAAAAGTATTCAAACAAATCTTCTCGCTCCAGAAATTTTACTAGAGTATGTTTACGAACGCAAATTAATTGAAACAGGTACTCACAAATTAGGTGAATGGTTGGATGAACTACTAAAAGACAGTGAAGTTCGAAGCAAAGTCACAACCAAGATTATATCTGTATTGCAAGAAAAAGGACCTGAGTTACTCTCTCAAATATTTAATTTTACGGAAGATACACTCAAAGACCTTGCAAAAAACCCAGACGAAATTAAAAAACTTTGGGAACAAATTCGTAAACGAATCAATGAATACATTCAATCAAGGGATAATAGAGAGTATCTGGTAAACTTAATAAAAAGAATAGTTCTGGAGGAACTACCGCGATTATCCATAATTTTAAACAATGCAATCGATGAATATTTAAAAAACAAAGATACAATTGGAAATATTGGATTTGGATTTAAAAAAATTCTTTCCTTTGATAGCGGTGCATTACAAGACTTACTCCAAAAGTTTATCGAAGACGAAGAGACAAAGGATCAATTTATGGGAGTAATGGATCAACTAGTCATAGATTTGCAAAAGAAATTAGAATCGCCCGAAACCCAAGATTTTATTCTTTCTAAAGTAAAAGGTTGGGCGGATATGTCGGGAGAATATTCAAGACAAACCTTCTTGCCAGCTGCTATTGAACGTTTGAAAAAGTTTTTAGATGATAGTAAAAATTGGGATAAAGTCGGAAATTATTCATTTAGAATTTTGGATTATGCAAAAGATAAAATGATCGAATTTATGAAATCCTCTGAAGGAAGTGAATATCTAAAAACTAATATTGCCAAAATAATTCATCAAATTAATGTTACAAATTTAGTCCAAGAACAAGTTATGAAATTAGATACAGACGAATTAGAAAAAATGATTTTAGACAATACCGGCGGTAATTTAGTAATGATTCAATTTCTTGGCGGCGTACTTGGATTAATCGCAGGATTTATCCAAGTTCATATATATTTTGCAGTCCCTGTTACGGGACTTATCGTTGTAACGTGGATTTCCTATGCAAGAAATCAAAAAAAATATGGGATAACATAG
- a CDS encoding STAS domain-containing protein, with protein MSGEQVGIEIQEEGKVTIVAVEGELTLLDAPQLKKTVDEIIAKQKFIFLFDFEKLTFLDSSGVGLLLRFHAQLRKLSGKIAFIHFHKSVANTMQKALPQQIRETTYFDTKEKAIEYLNS; from the coding sequence ATGAGTGGAGAGCAAGTCGGTATAGAAATTCAAGAGGAAGGAAAAGTAACGATAGTTGCCGTAGAAGGTGAACTAACGCTCCTAGATGCACCTCAATTAAAAAAAACTGTAGATGAAATTATTGCGAAACAAAAATTTATTTTTTTATTTGATTTTGAAAAATTGACCTTTTTAGATTCCTCAGGCGTTGGTTTACTATTAAGGTTTCACGCACAATTAAGAAAATTGAGTGGAAAAATTGCATTTATACATTTTCATAAAAGTGTAGCAAATACTATGCAAAAAGCATTACCGCAACAAATTAGAGAAACCACCTACTTTGACACAAAAGAAAAAGCTATTGAGTATTTGAATTCGTGA
- a CDS encoding DinB family protein — protein MKLSEPYTKEELKNAAETLKINFAKIFNDLPDEIFFQQFKSGWSPAENIQHLTKVTRVLALSFSTPKFLASLVFGEIGIPAPGMNHVANIYLEALRKGQNSGPFTPTKENPEGEVLKRKKDLLNDWNKYWDKYKLAIDSWSEEQLDKILMPHPFLGKIPAREMYMIGLLHPIHHLEILSKRLGTSWSYF, from the coding sequence ATGAAACTAAGCGAACCGTATACAAAAGAGGAATTAAAGAATGCAGCAGAAACTCTCAAAATCAATTTTGCGAAAATTTTCAATGATTTACCTGATGAGATTTTCTTTCAACAATTCAAGTCGGGTTGGTCCCCAGCAGAAAACATTCAGCATCTAACCAAAGTGACTCGGGTTCTAGCACTCTCTTTTTCTACTCCCAAATTTTTAGCATCCCTTGTATTTGGAGAGATTGGAATTCCTGCTCCAGGTATGAATCATGTTGCAAATATTTATTTGGAAGCGCTTCGGAAAGGTCAAAATTCCGGCCCATTTACTCCCACCAAGGAAAATCCAGAAGGAGAAGTTTTAAAAAGAAAAAAAGATTTGTTGAATGATTGGAATAAATATTGGGACAAATACAAATTAGCCATTGATAGTTGGTCAGAAGAACAATTAGATAAAATACTTATGCCACACCCTTTTTTAGGAAAAATCCCAGCAAGGGAAATGTACATGATAGGACTATTACATCCGATTCACCATCTAGAAATTTTATCCAAACGGTTAGGAACAAGTTGGAGTTATTTTTAA
- a CDS encoding cytochrome c maturation protein CcmE, with product MKTKFIILILSIAFSLLAIAFFSSKESSFVLLDASELAVHPDKYDGDNLRVRGIVKIGTVVREGRSAKFIIELDNKEVPVNFTGKELLPDAFKEGVRVRVDGKFKNGVLIGDHVEAKCASKYEAEYKNEP from the coding sequence ATGAAAACAAAATTTATAATATTAATTCTATCGATAGCTTTTTCCTTATTGGCTATTGCTTTTTTCTCTTCAAAGGAATCATCCTTTGTACTTTTAGATGCGAGCGAACTTGCAGTTCATCCAGATAAATACGATGGAGATAATCTACGTGTTCGCGGTATCGTAAAAATTGGTACGGTCGTTCGTGAAGGTAGATCAGCAAAATTTATTATCGAGCTTGATAATAAAGAAGTACCTGTAAACTTCACAGGCAAAGAACTATTACCCGATGCCTTCAAAGAAGGAGTCCGCGTAAGAGTTGATGGAAAATTTAAAAACGGAGTTTTAATCGGCGATCATGTAGAAGCAAAATGTGCCTCTAAATATGAAGCGGAATATAAAAACGAACCATGA
- a CDS encoding heme lyase CcmF/NrfE family subunit, which produces MNNLGIICLIASFSLLLFSIAQTSFGIWKKNNRAIEIGRYTLLANFFIVLLAFAVLMTQLARMDLTNHYVVMHSSDHLPLFYRITSIWSGSSGSLLFWNLLVSLFTFIALWQARNSNLERIPVMHLVLAIISCFFTYLAVFYEDAQPFREFQPAAAVGRGLNPLLQHWAMIIHPPILYIGYVSFAIPFAVGMSALITGNLSADWLKSIRRWSIFSWFFLGTGILLGSKWAYEELGWGGYWAWDPVENASLMPWLLASAFIHSLIIQERRGMLKFWNMLLIILTYHFTLLGTWITRSGVLEGPHSFSKSSIGTPFIIFIGLSFVIYIGILIFRRNDLKPERNLEAITSKEGSFLLNNFILVLACLVILLGVFSPLLYGTEFRAPWFNSWGVPAGIILLLLMGAAPLLAWRKGADAVFFTTLAKPLLFGVVTACFYAIFYSKFFTQSDYSISDKLAEIYSILTIGLSGFTLAGIAQEYHRGILARREQFKHESYFLAGFRMLLRNKRRYGGYLVHFAVVLIFVGYAGNAFKQNTSIKFYYHLENTNGSEIVYRGYDKGILGDYQIEASTIKIKPIINGDETKSPNIFNVIVSEEATYKIKQQLATLDDMITERRFYPQINHMTGGFETHIPTSEPSIHSSPKEDLYIQLGAIENASLSEENPELPMLFMEYFFGARNFQEKNTIFQRFPKEIVGNLEIWVNPLVKLIWLGSLLYFFAGLFILLPIGEGKKV; this is translated from the coding sequence ATGAATAACCTAGGAATCATCTGTCTAATAGCTTCTTTTTCTCTTTTACTCTTTAGCATTGCCCAAACATCTTTTGGTATTTGGAAAAAAAATAATCGTGCTATCGAAATTGGACGTTATACTCTACTTGCCAATTTTTTTATAGTATTACTTGCATTTGCCGTTCTAATGACTCAATTAGCAAGAATGGATTTAACAAATCACTATGTAGTCATGCACTCGAGTGACCATTTGCCTTTATTCTATCGCATAACGTCTATCTGGTCTGGGTCATCTGGTTCTCTTTTATTTTGGAATTTGCTTGTTAGCCTATTTACATTCATTGCTCTTTGGCAGGCAAGAAATTCAAATTTAGAAAGAATCCCCGTAATGCATCTGGTATTAGCCATTATCTCCTGTTTTTTTACCTATTTAGCTGTATTCTATGAAGATGCGCAACCATTCAGAGAATTTCAACCTGCCGCAGCTGTAGGACGTGGTCTCAATCCTCTATTGCAACACTGGGCAATGATCATTCACCCACCCATTCTATACATTGGTTATGTTAGTTTTGCCATTCCATTTGCAGTCGGAATGTCTGCCCTCATCACTGGAAACCTCTCTGCTGATTGGCTAAAGTCTATTCGCCGCTGGTCCATCTTTAGTTGGTTCTTTTTGGGAACGGGGATTTTACTCGGCTCCAAATGGGCATACGAAGAATTAGGTTGGGGTGGATATTGGGCTTGGGATCCAGTAGAAAATGCAAGCCTCATGCCTTGGTTACTCGCCAGTGCATTCATCCATTCTCTTATCATACAAGAAAGAAGAGGAATGCTCAAATTCTGGAACATGTTACTCATTATCCTCACATACCACTTTACCCTTTTGGGGACATGGATTACTCGAAGCGGAGTTTTAGAAGGACCACATAGTTTTTCGAAATCGTCAATCGGAACACCATTTATTATATTCATTGGGCTAAGTTTTGTTATCTATATAGGAATTTTAATCTTCAGAAGAAACGATCTAAAACCAGAAAGAAATCTGGAAGCGATTACTTCAAAAGAAGGAAGTTTTCTTTTAAATAATTTCATATTAGTTCTAGCTTGCCTTGTAATTCTTCTTGGTGTGTTTTCACCACTTCTTTATGGAACAGAATTTAGAGCACCTTGGTTTAATTCTTGGGGAGTCCCCGCAGGAATAATCCTGCTTCTTCTAATGGGAGCAGCTCCTCTTCTTGCTTGGCGGAAAGGAGCAGACGCTGTTTTTTTCACAACTCTTGCAAAACCACTTTTATTTGGAGTAGTGACTGCATGTTTTTATGCAATTTTTTATTCAAAATTCTTTACTCAAAGTGATTATTCAATAAGTGACAAGTTAGCCGAAATTTATTCCATTCTTACAATCGGATTATCAGGATTTACCCTAGCTGGCATTGCACAAGAATACCATCGCGGAATTCTAGCTAGGCGAGAGCAATTCAAACACGAATCATATTTCTTAGCTGGATTTAGGATGTTACTGAGAAATAAACGTCGTTATGGCGGATACCTAGTCCATTTTGCCGTTGTCTTGATTTTTGTGGGTTACGCAGGTAATGCGTTTAAACAAAACACTTCTATAAAATTTTATTACCATTTAGAAAATACAAATGGAAGTGAAATCGTTTATCGTGGTTATGATAAAGGAATTTTAGGAGATTACCAAATAGAGGCAAGCACTATAAAAATTAAACCAATTATTAACGGTGATGAAACTAAGTCTCCCAATATTTTTAATGTAATTGTATCAGAAGAAGCTACTTATAAAATCAAACAACAATTAGCCACGTTAGACGATATGATTACAGAAAGAAGATTCTATCCACAAATCAACCATATGACTGGCGGGTTTGAAACTCATATTCCAACTAGTGAACCATCTATTCACTCAAGCCCTAAAGAAGATTTATATATTCAGTTAGGTGCAATAGAAAATGCATCCCTTTCAGAGGAAAATCCAGAGTTACCTATGTTATTCATGGAATATTTTTTTGGAGCTAGAAACTTCCAAGAAAAAAATACAATTTTTCAAAGATTCCCAAAAGAAATAGTTGGTAACTTAGAAATCTGGGTAAATCCACTTGTGAAATTAATTTGGCTAGGATCACTTCTCTATTTTTTTGCTGGATTATTTATTTTACTGCCTATCGGAGAAGGAAAGAAGGTATGA
- a CDS encoding cytochrome c-type biogenesis protein CcmH, with amino-acid sequence MLRFPISLGGRASEAKGWKLENDIKNNLCITLILSLLLFSFSLFADSSSTTLTDLKQIEIFNDVTSRIRCICLPSLPIKSCSFNNCAISAQLKFFIENRIRKGETANEIVQKMQTGFGEEALSDPIIQKLQNSGNENMVSGVVNGFGERILAQPDSTWINLTLFAGMTLGLGLIFYYLKGRLKKTRAESEPQAKSALSADAEKYLKEISG; translated from the coding sequence ATGTTGAGATTCCCGATATCGCTTGGCGGTCGTGCGAGCGAAGCGAAAGGGTGGAAACTCGAGAATGACATAAAAAACAATCTCTGTATAACTCTAATCCTCTCCCTTCTACTATTCTCCTTTTCCCTCTTCGCGGACTCAAGTAGTACCACACTTACTGATTTAAAGCAAATCGAAATATTCAACGATGTTACCTCGCGGATACGTTGTATTTGCCTGCCTTCACTTCCTATAAAAAGTTGCTCTTTTAATAATTGTGCGATTTCAGCTCAGTTAAAATTTTTTATCGAGAACAGAATTCGTAAAGGCGAAACAGCAAACGAAATCGTTCAAAAGATGCAAACTGGCTTCGGCGAAGAGGCATTATCCGATCCAATTATCCAAAAATTACAAAATTCTGGAAATGAGAATATGGTTTCTGGAGTTGTAAATGGATTTGGCGAAAGAATCCTAGCACAGCCTGACTCTACTTGGATCAATCTTACTCTATTTGCTGGAATGACACTCGGACTAGGTCTAATCTTCTATTACCTCAAAGGTCGTTTGAAGAAAACCCGGGCAGAATCAGAGCCACAGGCGAAGTCTGCTCTATCAGCAGATGCAGAAAAATACTTAAAGGAAATTAGCGGCTAA
- a CDS encoding DUF4202 domain-containing protein, whose amino-acid sequence MKEDLFNKAIEVFDLENAKDPNKIELNGKEEPYELVYSKWLSEWVNKLNPQCSEELRLAARCQHIKRWEISRSKYPNGKKGYLQWKKELAEFHAKEAANILSQLGYDSQTIERVNSINLKKNLKTDSEVQTIEDALCLVTLQYQIESFSTKHEDEKMIDIIRKTWAKMSEQAKSEALKLQYSERVLKLIQKAI is encoded by the coding sequence ATGAAAGAAGATTTATTTAATAAAGCTATAGAAGTTTTCGATTTAGAGAATGCAAAAGATCCGAATAAAATCGAATTAAATGGAAAGGAAGAGCCTTACGAACTAGTTTATTCTAAATGGCTTTCCGAATGGGTTAATAAATTAAATCCACAATGCTCTGAAGAATTACGATTAGCCGCTAGATGCCAACATATAAAAAGATGGGAAATTTCTCGTTCCAAATATCCGAATGGGAAAAAAGGATATTTACAATGGAAAAAGGAATTAGCAGAATTTCATGCTAAGGAAGCCGCAAATATTTTGAGTCAACTAGGATATGATTCTCAAACAATAGAGAGAGTAAATAGTATTAACCTCAAGAAAAATCTCAAAACTGATTCAGAAGTACAAACAATAGAAGATGCACTTTGTTTAGTTACTTTACAGTATCAAATTGAAAGTTTTAGCACAAAACACGAAGATGAAAAGATGATTGATATTATCCGTAAAACTTGGGCAAAAATGAGTGAACAAGCTAAATCAGAAGCATTGAAATTACAATATTCAGAAAGAGTATTGAAGTTAATTCAAAAAGCGATTTAA
- a CDS encoding PQQ-dependent sugar dehydrogenase has translation MKMKYTFLIFLLGFFTVNCNGIKKFLIQKLGSTEKYVIEGDANKLVPVFSGLDEKREKIEVNLREVANGFEQPTDLQFPPDESDEFLVLEKKGKVVWGEVGKKETKVILELNVKTESEEGLLGLAFHPSFRKNGKIYLNYVWANGKKDISRIAEFTATDPQNLKNTKLESERILMEVEQPYGNHNAGQILFGPDKMLYIPWGDGGWLNDPQRNGQNSKTFLGSMLRIDVDSKPDEGKNYKVPEDNPFIGDKCCNPEIFAYGLRNPWRFSFDLKGRLIVADVGQDLWEEVDIVEKGKNYGWNVREGFHCFEPKENCKTEGLTDPIYEYGREDGQSITGGYIYKETDIPKLTGKYIFADFMSGRIWAMEIPDNATEKVKNVYTLGKWPVLTSTFGRDGEGNVYVVDLGKGKIFRIEK, from the coding sequence ATGAAAATGAAATATACCTTTCTTATTTTTTTATTGGGATTTTTTACAGTAAACTGCAATGGCATTAAAAAATTTTTAATCCAGAAACTTGGCTCAACTGAGAAATATGTAATAGAAGGCGATGCGAATAAATTAGTTCCTGTATTTTCTGGTTTGGATGAAAAAAGGGAAAAAATAGAGGTTAACCTTAGAGAAGTAGCAAACGGCTTTGAACAGCCGACCGATTTACAATTTCCACCAGATGAATCGGATGAGTTTTTGGTTTTAGAGAAAAAAGGAAAAGTGGTTTGGGGGGAAGTAGGAAAAAAGGAAACCAAAGTAATTTTAGAACTGAATGTAAAAACAGAATCCGAAGAAGGACTACTTGGATTAGCATTTCATCCTTCGTTTCGAAAGAATGGTAAAATATACCTAAACTATGTATGGGCAAATGGGAAAAAGGATATTAGCCGCATCGCCGAGTTTACCGCAACTGACCCACAAAATTTAAAGAATACAAAATTAGAATCAGAGAGAATTCTCATGGAAGTAGAACAGCCATACGGGAATCATAATGCAGGACAAATATTGTTTGGTCCAGACAAAATGCTCTATATTCCATGGGGCGATGGAGGTTGGTTAAACGATCCCCAAAGAAACGGACAAAATTCTAAAACATTCTTAGGCTCGATGCTACGAATTGATGTAGACTCAAAACCAGATGAAGGGAAAAACTATAAAGTTCCAGAGGACAATCCTTTTATAGGGGATAAATGTTGTAATCCGGAAATATTTGCCTATGGTCTCAGAAATCCTTGGAGATTTAGTTTTGATTTAAAAGGAAGACTGATTGTTGCGGATGTAGGTCAGGATTTATGGGAAGAAGTGGATATAGTAGAAAAAGGAAAAAATTACGGATGGAATGTTAGAGAAGGATTTCACTGCTTTGAACCAAAAGAAAACTGTAAAACAGAAGGATTAACTGATCCAATTTATGAGTATGGAAGGGAAGACGGACAGTCTATTACAGGTGGTTACATTTATAAAGAAACAGACATTCCTAAACTTACCGGTAAATACATATTTGCCGACTTTATGTCTGGGAGAATTTGGGCAATGGAGATTCCGGATAACGCTACCGAAAAAGTAAAAAATGTTTATACTCTCGGCAAGTGGCCAGTATTAACCTCTACTTTTGGACGAGATGGAGAAGGAAATGTATATGTCGTTGATCTTGGGAAGGGTAAAATTTTTAGGATTGAAAAATAG